The following nucleotide sequence is from Stigmatopora nigra isolate UIUO_SnigA chromosome 8, RoL_Snig_1.1, whole genome shotgun sequence.
CGCCCCGCCGGACTCGGGCGACGAGTCCGACGGGCCGCGGGAGGAGGAAGCCGGGAACGAGGGCGGGGGCAAGTGGAAGGCCGTCGTGCGTTCGGACAgcgaggaggaagaggacggTGGTGGTGAGGGGAGGAAGGGTGACGCTGAGGGTTCTGACGGTGGTACGCAAGCGGCGCCAAAAGCTTCGGACGACAGCGACGATGAGATGCCGGGTAATGGCCTCCTCACGATgagctctttttctttttgatgaAATATGACATCAATGCATTTGTTAATGGTTGCGTTGGTGTTTTACAGTCAAAAGGAAAAAGGCCATCCTGTCGGACAGCGAAGAAGACGAAGACACGGAAAAACCAGGTGAGGATATACGGTTTTGTCGGGCGGTGTTAacccttttcattcattcaaactTTGGCTAACTCCACAAGTTAAGGTGAATTCTTAAGATATGGCATGCCATAAAACAAAAGATAAAATGCATGTTTGAcacacttttattatttttgatttttttttccactcatttGATTTACTGATTTGGTCCTCAGCGTTAAAGCGGAATCGCGCCGTTtccgatgacgacgatgacagCGAAAGCGATACGGGCGGCATCGATAAGAGCATGGCGGCCAAGCTACGAGAGCTGGGTTCGGACAGCGGCAGCGACGATGAAGACCAGCGCTCCAAAGGCGCGGCAGAAAACAAAGACGAGAAGGCGCTCTTTGGGAGCGACAGCGAAGACGACAATAATCAGGAAGAGTGAGTACGATTTTCTCTTATTCATTGTAATAGACAAATGATACGCCCTCTAGCGGCCAACAGTGGAGAAacatgagttgatcattttagAATGGTGACAAGCCTACTGTCATCTGAACCCGTCTGTGTCTTTCTCAGGAAAATGATCGCAGACATATTTGGAGAGTCGggagacgaggaggaggaagaattTACGGTGGGTACccctggcaacaaaaaaaaatagtcatgaaATTGTCAGTTTGTTTAGTAGTATAAAGCTAACCGagatggaaaaatgtttttttttgtgagcagGGCTTCAACCAAGAAGACCTGGAAGGCGAAAAGAAggaaagcaaagaaaaacagCCACGAATGGAAGACTCGGATTCGGACGGGGGGGTCCGTCGAGGAGGCCATGAGTAAGAGTCAAATCTTGATTGATGGGATATTAAAGTACTATGTATGACTTTGCTAGCAATATCCAGCCTCTTTTTGGTATTACAGCGCCAGCTTCATGTCCGACTTTGACATCATGCTGGCTCGCAAGAAGGCCATGAGCGGCAAACGGAGACGCCACCGAGACGGCGGGACGTTCATCAGCGACGCCGACGACGTGGTCAGCGCCATGATCACCAAGATGAACGAGGCCGCCGAGGTACGGACGCCATAATCTCATACCGCAATATAGCAGACCATTTTTAGATCATtaatattcttcttcttctgtttcCAGGAGGACCGAACGCTGAACAGTGCCAAGAAACCGGCTCTGAAAAAACTCACTCTGCTGCCCCAAGTGGTCATGCACCTGAAAAAGTAATTCCATTTTACCTGTATTTAGCCATATATAGAATAGAATTTTTCTGCTTTCGTTTTATTTATAGACATCCATTGAGTGAAATGATCTCgaaccatttttgttgttgttgctaatcAGGCAGGACCTGAAGGACACGTTTATCGACAGCGGCGTCATGTCGGCCATCAAAGAGTGGATCAGCCCGCTTCCCGACAAGTCGCTGCCGGCCCTCCGAATCCGGGAGGAGCTCCTCAGGGTCCTTCAGGAGGTGAGTGACGACAaaaagaatctttttttttatcaagcctcttcatatatttgtagtcaggaaaaaaatgactccaagGTTGCATTTTGTCTGTCCGTTTGCAGCTCCCCAGCGTCAGTCAGGAGACGCTGAAACACAGCGGGATCGGTCGCTCCGTCATGTTCCTTTACAAGCACCCCAAAGAGTCGCGTTCCAACAAGGACTTGGCCCTCAAGCTCATCAGTAAGAAAGGCCCTCGTCGCCAATACCCATCCAACACCCAGTTAATCTGGCTCCCGTTTGTCGCTTTTCAGACGAATGGTCGCGACCCATCTTCGGCCTGACGTCCAACTACAAGGGAATGACCAGGGAGGAGCGGCAGCAACGTGACCTGGACCAACAGATGCCTCAACGCAGAAGACTCAGGTAGCTTACTTTGTTATTACTTtggtatttactcacatataggggcgtatatgtgagaaaatatggtaaaaaaaaaaacggcaaataTTCTGTATCTTGTattgttgaatttatttttttcataagaaaaatagatttttatttttcaacttaATAATAAACTGTACCTTTTTACTTTTTGAATTAAACACAATGACGTCCACGCTGACTTGTCCTCCCTTGTGTCCACAGCGCCGGAGGACAGACTCCCCGTCGAGACCTGGAGAAACAGCTGACCGGAGAGGAAAAGTACGTTTGGCCGCTTTGGGGGCGTTGCTTCAAAATTAGGACAATTCCTCTTTAACAAGCAGTCTAAATGTGCATTTTGTGATGTCACAGAGCACTACGACCCGGCGATCCGGGTTTCTGCGCCAGGGCTCGCGTCCCCACGCCCTCCAACAAAGACTACGTGGTCCGCCCCAAATGGAATGTGGAGATGGAGTCCAGTCGGGTAAGGGATCAAATTTCACCCTAGTATTATCATTCAATTATGGACACACacatatttttgtattgtttttattttctttaatctatcaatatatttgtattttttctccagtttttatcgatgtatatctatattttttccagttttattgactttttaagTTTCTGTTATGACTATGTGAATCTAACACACACACGCTTTCTGTTCAGGGTCCTATGAAGAAGGGGATGACCCGCGTGGACAAACAAATGCGCCGCTTCGCCGACATCCGCCGCCTCACCAAGACGGGACACGCCGTTAAAATTAGCGTGGAAGGAAACCGCATGCCACTCTGATTTTACGTTccgtgggattttttttccaggctcaTTTCTACGCAAACCACAGATCTCGctatattcaacattttttatttgcctCCAAATTGATGACACTCAGTTGTCACCATCATAAATCATAGATTCGCGTCCGATTGgccgctagatgtccaattcatgtcGACTGGGAAAGGATGAGATAATGGTGAATAGAAGTGGGGAGTTCACATACTCGCTGATATCAGGTATACTAAGTACATTGTCTAGGggtttctttgttgttgttgtttttttttttttttttatagctgtcGTTGTGCTCTGCTCTGTTGTTGGTCCAGGATACtttttcttaataaaaaaaaaaacaatgtcaaatgtTCTCCAGTGTCATTATAGCATGGCTGCTACATATTTTTGGAGATTGAAAAACAATAACTACAGTTTTGGCTTTGTCAGAAGTGCTGAATGTTTAGCCTCGAGCAGGTTAGCATGACGGACAGGAGGACTTGAGTATTGCGGCTTCTGATTGGCTGCAGTCTGCAACAGGGTGAACCCAAATTCATCACAGCACATGTGCGCAATCTCATCAGTTCTGCGCAGCGCAGACGTGCTCGCTAAAACCAAAGCGTGAGTATAAATagtttttcaaattttacaTGCAATTTACATCCACATACATGTACTTTACATGCATATGTATTGTCCTTTAAATCAATCAAACGTAAGTCAGTttgctgtttgtgttttttttaatcctttgcaAGAATGAACTCATGAAAAACCCTAGTAAATGAACATGAACTCTATTTTTGTACGTATAACTGGTAAATTCCACCAGGAAAAAGGCTCACACAAATTCTGGAAACTCTTTAGCCGCTACGAAATCAGATCTTGACGTAGCTCTGGTATATTGTTGAAAGCTGCAACAGGAGCATACAGTACCCGAAATGTCCATAAGAGGCGCTGCTTATCCTCTTCTATTTGGCAGGTGTCTTGTTCTAATTCTGTCCAGGGGAGGAAGGCTGACACGTCGCCCTGGCAACAAAATCACCCTAAttgcaacaaaagaaaaagagcacgcaaaatagaaatatatacattatatactttttttccttgtacatgcagaaaaaaactttGATAAGCCAAGCATGAGAAAGGCAAACTAACTAAACGGATATTTTCTTGACAGGTGTACTTATCCACCAGCGATGGTGAGTTCTGACCTCTGCCCGTCGATGGTGCCGGAGAGTCGATCCAGCGGCGACGCCTTCCCCCTCAGACCCGTTTTCCTCTTGACGTCATTATCCATCTGGGCTCGCCTCCATTGCGTCTTCTCGCTGTCCGGACGTGCCACGGCGTGGGGCGTCCTGGTGGAGACGTCCAGCTCGCCATGCTGGAAACGGCGAGGAGGGTGAAACCGGGTGAGCCCCGAGTACGTCACGTGACCTTTTCCAACCTGTCGGGGGAGCGCCAGATGACGTGCGTTGTGCTCGGACACGTAGGTGGAGAGAAGAAAGATGAAGAGCAGCCATCCCCAAAAGTGCATCTGCCAGGGAGAACCAGGTTGGTTGTCACAATTTCTACTCTTGGTCAATATTTATTCATCCAGACTTTCTAGGCGTAGATTTTGTAGCATGGCTAATATGATATTGTGAGATAGCCCCGCCCACAGGCCTCTGTCATAACCCCTTGTGACCCAGATGTTGGCTTATGAGCCGCGGGCAAACACCTGGAGTGGAATCGGCGCACACACGCAGACACGCGCGCACGCCATTTTTAGCTGTGGTGATTGTCCAGCAACATGGGGCTAATTTTAGTATTTTCCAGCCCTGCAAATAAACGCCTTTTGAGCATCCAAAAAGCAGAAGCGCCTGCGTCAAAGGCATTCCCCACCATTCCCTGTGTAGCATGGC
It contains:
- the iws1 gene encoding protein IWS1 homolog encodes the protein MDGEEDEFMSGSGSHSDDGGGTPVMDEHQTSDMEDQSSNKHNSEDERSNVDSENDARRGADSDSEAEEPAQRGAYSRGSDSETEAPIARDDPGSDSEAERPRPADSDDDDPEPAGKRRASASEDEDESPVKRAASDAGGSPPPAGDGESGSEAGKAPAADSDSDNGDGKAKSAVDSDSDAETPARRGVAPPDSGDESDGPREEEAGNEGGGKWKAVVRSDSEEEEDGGGEGRKGDAEGSDGGTQAAPKASDDSDDEMPVKRKKAILSDSEEDEDTEKPALKRNRAVSDDDDDSESDTGGIDKSMAAKLRELGSDSGSDDEDQRSKGAAENKDEKALFGSDSEDDNNQEEKMIADIFGESGDEEEEEFTGFNQEDLEGEKKESKEKQPRMEDSDSDGGVRRGGHDASFMSDFDIMLARKKAMSGKRRRHRDGGTFISDADDVVSAMITKMNEAAEEDRTLNSAKKPALKKLTLLPQVVMHLKKQDLKDTFIDSGVMSAIKEWISPLPDKSLPALRIREELLRVLQELPSVSQETLKHSGIGRSVMFLYKHPKESRSNKDLALKLINEWSRPIFGLTSNYKGMTREERQQRDLDQQMPQRRRLSAGGQTPRRDLEKQLTGEEKALRPGDPGFCARARVPTPSNKDYVVRPKWNVEMESSRGPMKKGMTRVDKQMRRFADIRRLTKTGHAVKISVEGNRMPL
- the ostn gene encoding osteocrin, which gives rise to MHFWGWLLFIFLLSTYVSEHNARHLALPRQHGELDVSTRTPHAVARPDSEKTQWRRAQMDNDVKRKTGLRGKASPLDRLSGTIDGQRVILLPGRRVSLPPLDRIRTRHLPNRRG